The genomic region GTGAAGTCGTTCTTCTTGCGAACCTTGGATTTGGGCATGGTCACCTTCGGAAAATCGGGGGCGTCCCACCTGTCGCCGGGACGGCAGAGTGCGACGATGTACCTACGAGCCTAACTCAGGCGGAACACAGGAGAGTGAGCCGATGGCGACCTCACGGCGGTCAACCTGGCGCTTCGGCGTGCCGGTGGTCTGCCTGCTGGCGGGGCTGCTGCTGGCGACCACCCACGACGTGTCCGGCGGCGACGACATCCGCCGCAGCGACGCACCCCGTCTGGTCGACCTCGTGCGAGAGACCCAGCAGTCGGTGGCCCGGCTCGGCGTCGAGCGCGACCTGTTGTCCAACGACATCGAATCCCATCACGGCGGGAGCCCCGGCTCTGCGGCGGCGCTGGCCGCGATCACCCGGCGGTCCGACGCGTTGGCAGTTGACGCGGGCCTGGCGGCGATCCGCGGGCCCGGTCTCGTCGTGACCCTCAACGACGCCCAGCGCGACGCCGAGGGCCGCTTCCCCCGCGACGCCTCCCCCGACGACCTGGTGGTGCATCAACAGGACATCGACGCGGTCCTCAACGCCCTGTGGAGTGCGGGCGCGGAGGGCATCCAGATGCAGGATCAGCGCATCATCGGCACGTCGGCCCCCCGCTGCGTCGGCAACACCCTGCTGCTCAACGGGCGTACCTACAGCCCGCCCTACGTGATCACCGCGGTCG from Mycobacterium sp. IDR2000157661 harbors:
- a CDS encoding DUF881 domain-containing protein, which codes for MATSRRSTWRFGVPVVCLLAGLLLATTHDVSGGDDIRRSDAPRLVDLVRETQQSVARLGVERDLLSNDIESHHGGSPGSAAALAAITRRSDALAVDAGLAAIRGPGLVVTLNDAQRDAEGRFPRDASPDDLVVHQQDIDAVLNALWSAGAEGIQMQDQRIIGTSAPRCVGNTLLLNGRTYSPPYVITAVGDSAAMQAALAAAPQVNLYRQYVVRFGLGYAEEPREQVGLVGYDEPVRMKFARPAGPIGY